Proteins encoded together in one Rubripirellula reticaptiva window:
- a CDS encoding sulfatase — protein MNTVRSQTKPSLYHEKIRMNGFRSIRTVAKTAIVLLALGVFSQHVSVAHQAFSDDAPNVLFIAVDDLNDWVGVYGGHPQCRTPHIDRFAETAMVFRNASCPGPVCGPSRSALLSGFMPATTGLYGNANNMLDSNIVQSHATLPEYFSQNGYRTISRGKIFHAHTTGNGSDQGQWAFDVWQNSKGGGKPDPAQLNFRDQGIVNGKKLVNPKHTESGGSSFAFGPLLGGNEGTKDYETAKWFEGKLKEDFDKPFFMAVGFSKPHLPFYAPQKYFDLYDLDSVKVPEYRMDDLDDILTPDGKKAFKPHVDFQWCQEYGVMKEAVRAYMASISYADECVGVVLDALANSAHAENTIVVIWGDHGWHLGEKLKFRKASLWRESTQLPLIIQIPGMNQRQDCTRNVNLIDLYPTLIELCGLPEKKLDGTSIAPLLDDPSLAWQPTITTAGKGNHSVMSEQWHYITRANGVDELYNLENDPMEWTNLIQTTPQEAEVVIAKLKSFLPKSDAAVVKSRFAKNAAKQGGKIDETIKPRRDQSKLK, from the coding sequence ATGAACACCGTACGATCCCAAACCAAGCCGTCTCTGTATCACGAAAAGATCCGCATGAACGGTTTTAGGTCGATTCGAACCGTCGCCAAAACCGCGATCGTGCTGCTTGCGTTAGGGGTTTTCTCTCAACACGTCTCAGTTGCCCATCAGGCGTTTTCAGACGACGCACCAAACGTGCTGTTCATTGCGGTCGATGATCTGAACGATTGGGTCGGCGTGTACGGCGGGCATCCCCAGTGCAGAACGCCTCACATCGACCGTTTTGCAGAAACAGCAATGGTCTTTCGCAACGCAAGTTGTCCTGGCCCGGTATGCGGTCCATCGCGATCGGCACTATTGTCAGGTTTCATGCCGGCGACAACAGGACTGTACGGCAACGCCAACAACATGCTCGATTCGAACATCGTGCAGTCACATGCAACGCTGCCAGAATACTTCTCCCAGAACGGTTACCGGACCATCTCTCGCGGCAAAATCTTTCACGCTCACACCACAGGGAACGGATCGGATCAGGGGCAGTGGGCGTTTGATGTGTGGCAGAATTCCAAAGGCGGCGGAAAGCCGGACCCCGCACAACTCAATTTTCGTGACCAAGGCATCGTGAACGGAAAAAAGCTGGTGAACCCAAAGCACACTGAAAGCGGTGGTTCAAGCTTTGCCTTCGGGCCCCTGCTGGGCGGGAACGAAGGTACGAAAGACTATGAAACGGCGAAGTGGTTTGAGGGAAAATTGAAAGAGGATTTTGACAAACCGTTCTTCATGGCGGTCGGTTTCTCGAAGCCGCATCTACCGTTTTACGCGCCTCAGAAATATTTTGACCTCTATGATCTCGATTCAGTGAAGGTTCCGGAATACCGGATGGACGACCTCGACGACATTCTGACCCCCGATGGTAAGAAGGCATTCAAACCGCATGTTGATTTTCAGTGGTGTCAAGAATACGGGGTCATGAAGGAAGCCGTTCGTGCCTACATGGCTTCGATCAGTTACGCGGACGAATGTGTGGGCGTTGTCCTCGATGCATTGGCCAATAGTGCTCATGCCGAAAATACGATCGTCGTCATCTGGGGCGATCATGGCTGGCACCTTGGCGAAAAACTGAAATTCCGCAAAGCGTCACTGTGGCGAGAATCCACCCAGTTGCCGCTGATCATTCAAATCCCTGGAATGAATCAGCGACAGGATTGCACCCGAAACGTGAATTTGATTGATCTGTATCCGACGCTCATCGAACTTTGCGGTCTTCCCGAAAAGAAACTCGACGGCACCTCGATTGCGCCGCTGTTGGATGACCCGAGCCTTGCCTGGCAACCAACTATCACGACTGCGGGAAAAGGCAATCACAGCGTGATGTCCGAACAATGGCACTACATCACTCGAGCCAACGGAGTCGACGAACTGTACAACCTTGAAAACGATCCGATGGAGTGGACCAACCTGATCCAGACGACTCCGCAAGAAGCCGAAGTTGTCATCGCAAAATTGAAATCCTTCCTGCCCAAAAGCGACGCCGCCGTGGTTAAATCTCGCTTCGCTAAGAATGCGGCAAAGCAGGGTGGCAAGATCGACGAAACAATCAAGCCGCGCCGCGATCAATCGAAACTCAAGTAG
- a CDS encoding Fpg/Nei family DNA glycosylase, giving the protein MPEGHTIHRIARDHRVWFSGQTISLTSPQGRFGAEARTLDGCRLQDVTARGKHLFYHWSPQEIVHIHLGLYGKFRIHKNPAPEPRGAVRVRMVGQERSFDLNGPTCCELIDAEKFVAIKNRLGQDPLCKDACPETLWQRMSRSRSAIGTLLLNQSVIAGVGNIYRAEILFLLGIHPETPANQLSREQFDCLWELTGNLLKTGVKYNRIITVDPGLFNKPLSKLKSSERLCVYKQSNCRNCNTKIEDWLLGNRKIFACSKCQKMRS; this is encoded by the coding sequence ATGCCTGAAGGACACACGATTCACCGGATCGCCCGCGACCATCGGGTTTGGTTTTCTGGTCAAACGATCAGCTTAACGTCGCCACAAGGACGATTCGGAGCGGAAGCAAGAACACTTGACGGTTGTCGACTGCAAGATGTGACGGCGCGCGGCAAGCATTTGTTTTACCACTGGAGTCCGCAGGAAATTGTTCACATCCATTTGGGGCTGTATGGAAAATTCCGCATTCATAAAAATCCTGCTCCCGAGCCTCGCGGCGCGGTAAGGGTGCGGATGGTCGGGCAAGAACGTTCGTTCGACTTGAACGGCCCCACCTGCTGCGAACTGATCGATGCGGAAAAGTTTGTCGCGATTAAGAATCGGCTCGGGCAGGATCCGCTGTGCAAAGATGCGTGCCCCGAAACGCTCTGGCAGCGTATGAGTCGAAGTCGATCTGCGATTGGCACGCTATTGTTGAACCAATCGGTCATTGCGGGTGTTGGAAATATCTACCGAGCTGAAATCCTTTTCTTGCTCGGCATTCATCCCGAGACGCCCGCCAATCAGCTTTCTCGTGAGCAGTTCGATTGCTTATGGGAGTTAACCGGTAACCTGCTAAAGACCGGCGTTAAATACAATCGGATCATCACGGTCGACCCTGGGCTTTTCAACAAACCTCTTAGCAAATTGAAATCTTCAGAGCGTCTCTGCGTTTACAAACAATCAAATTGCCGAAACTGCAACACAAAAATCGAAGACTGGTTGCTGGGCAACCGCAAAATCTTTGCGTGCAGTAAATGTCAGAAAATGCGAAGCTAG